One region of Streptomyces subrutilus genomic DNA includes:
- the ctaD gene encoding aa3-type cytochrome oxidase subunit I — translation MATSTEPVTPIPVRGRSWGSVVVSWLTTTDHKKIGHLYLIASFGFFVIGGVMALLLRAELARPGIQIISNEQYNQVFTMHGTIMLLFFATPTFAGFANAIMPLQIGAPDVAFPRLNMLSFWLFLFGGLIVVASLFTTQGAADFGWTAYTPLSGGERTPYVGGDMWIMGLALSGFGTILGSVNFVTTIICMRMPGMTMFRMPIFTWNILLTSVLVLFAFPVLAAALLVLEADRRFNAQVFDPENGGALLWQHLFWFFGHPEVYIIALPFFGIVTEIFPVFSRKPIFGYLGLVGATIAIAGLSLTVWAHHMFATGAVLLPFFSFMTFLIAVPTGVKFFNWIGTMWKGSISFETPMLWSIGFLVTFLFGGLTGIILASPPMDFHVTDSYFVVAHFHYVVFGTVVFAMFAGFYFWWPKMTGTMLDERLGKIHFWTLFIGFHTTFLVQHWLGAEGMPRRYADYLAADGFTALNTLSSIGAFLLGASTLPFFYNVWKTAKFAPRVEVDDPWGYGRSLEWATSCPPPRHNFVTLPRVRSESPAFDLQHPEIAAFDYSGDHKRDVIDQEGASGPRGSLPGAGPAQPK, via the coding sequence ATGGCGACCTCGACCGAGCCTGTCACCCCGATCCCGGTGCGAGGCCGCTCGTGGGGGAGTGTGGTGGTCTCCTGGCTGACGACCACGGATCACAAGAAGATCGGTCACCTGTACCTGATCGCGTCGTTCGGGTTCTTCGTCATCGGCGGGGTGATGGCGCTGCTGCTGCGTGCGGAACTCGCGCGGCCCGGTATCCAGATCATCTCCAACGAGCAGTACAACCAGGTGTTCACGATGCACGGCACGATCATGCTGCTGTTCTTCGCCACACCGACCTTCGCCGGTTTCGCCAACGCGATCATGCCGCTGCAGATCGGGGCGCCGGACGTGGCGTTTCCCCGGTTGAACATGCTCTCCTTCTGGCTGTTCCTCTTCGGCGGGTTGATCGTGGTGGCGAGCCTGTTCACCACGCAGGGAGCGGCCGACTTCGGCTGGACCGCCTACACCCCGCTCAGCGGCGGCGAGCGCACCCCCTACGTGGGCGGTGACATGTGGATCATGGGGCTGGCGCTCTCCGGGTTCGGCACGATCCTCGGCTCGGTCAACTTCGTCACGACGATCATCTGCATGCGGATGCCCGGCATGACGATGTTCCGGATGCCGATCTTCACCTGGAACATCCTGCTGACCTCGGTACTGGTGCTGTTCGCGTTCCCCGTCCTGGCCGCCGCGCTGCTGGTGCTGGAAGCGGACCGGCGTTTCAACGCGCAGGTCTTCGACCCGGAGAACGGTGGCGCCCTCCTGTGGCAGCACCTGTTCTGGTTCTTCGGACATCCCGAGGTCTACATCATCGCGCTGCCGTTCTTCGGGATCGTCACCGAGATCTTCCCGGTCTTCTCACGCAAGCCGATCTTCGGGTATCTCGGGCTGGTCGGCGCGACCATCGCGATTGCCGGCCTCTCCCTGACCGTGTGGGCGCACCACATGTTCGCCACCGGAGCCGTTCTGCTGCCGTTCTTCTCTTTCATGACGTTCCTGATCGCGGTACCGACGGGTGTGAAGTTCTTCAACTGGATCGGCACGATGTGGAAGGGCTCCATTTCGTTCGAGACCCCGATGCTCTGGTCGATCGGGTTCCTCGTCACCTTCCTCTTCGGTGGTCTGACCGGCATCATCCTGGCCTCGCCGCCCATGGACTTCCACGTCACCGACTCGTACTTCGTGGTGGCGCACTTCCACTACGTGGTCTTCGGGACGGTCGTCTTCGCGATGTTCGCCGGGTTCTATTTCTGGTGGCCGAAGATGACCGGCACGATGCTCGACGAACGCCTGGGGAAGATCCATTTCTGGACCCTGTTCATCGGCTTCCACACGACGTTCCTGGTGCAGCACTGGCTCGGCGCCGAGGGCATGCCCCGCCGCTACGCCGACTACCTCGCCGCCGACGGATTCACCGCACTGAACACCCTGTCCTCCATCGGGGCGTTCCTCCTCGGCGCATCCACCCTGCCGTTCTTCTACAACGTCTGGAAGACGGCCAAGTTCGCCCCCCGCGTCGAGGTCGACGACCCGTGGGGTTACGGCCGCTCGCTGGAGTGGGCCACTTCCTGCCCCCCGCCCCGGCACAATTTCGTGACCCTGCCCCGGGTGCGCTCCGAATCACCCGCCTTCGACCTCCAGCACCCGGAAATCGCCGCCTTCGACTACTCGGGCGACCACAAACGCGACGTCATCGACCAAGAAGGGGCCTCGGGCCCCCGAGGGTCTCTGCCCGGAGCGGGCCCAGCTCAGCCCAAGTAG
- a CDS encoding pyridoxamine 5'-phosphate oxidase family protein: protein MSENTATETTSGTTRNDGPAPRALTDQELSELLRQQQFGVLASVRSTGHPHLSTVLYEWSAEERVLRVSSTADRLKVRQLRRNPRTSLHVSGPDVWSFAVAEGEAVIVDPADGAAPGETPLPDRRVVILIRVSRLYGTALDIPAQA from the coding sequence ATGAGCGAGAACACCGCCACCGAGACCACCAGCGGCACCACCAGGAACGACGGCCCAGCCCCCCGGGCTCTCACCGACCAAGAGCTCTCCGAGCTGTTGCGGCAACAGCAGTTCGGCGTACTGGCGAGCGTCAGGAGCACCGGCCACCCACACCTGTCGACCGTCCTCTACGAGTGGAGTGCCGAAGAGCGCGTACTGCGCGTCTCCTCCACCGCCGACCGGCTCAAGGTCCGCCAACTGCGCCGCAATCCACGCACCTCACTGCACGTCAGCGGACCAGACGTGTGGTCCTTCGCCGTAGCAGAGGGCGAAGCGGTCATAGTGGACCCAGCCGACGGAGCGGCTCCCGGAGAGACGCCACTGCCAGACCGGCGCGTAGTAATCCTCATCCGGGTCTCCCGCCTCTACGGGACCGCCCTGGACATCCCGGCTCAGGCCTGA
- a CDS encoding VOC family protein: MNGELRTRLGGFYPVLATRDVAASHDFYTRHLGFEVTFESDWYVSLRRPDAPHYELALLDHTHPTVPDSHRAALQGGLLLNFEVDDVDSEHQRLVVDAGLPEILTLRTEEFGQRHFIVAAPDGVLIDVITVVPPSKEYAAQYTSV, translated from the coding sequence ATGAACGGCGAACTCAGGACCAGGCTCGGCGGCTTCTACCCGGTGCTCGCCACCCGGGACGTGGCGGCCTCGCACGACTTCTACACCCGCCACCTCGGGTTCGAGGTGACCTTCGAGTCGGACTGGTACGTCAGTCTGCGCCGCCCGGACGCCCCGCACTACGAGCTGGCCCTCCTGGACCACACCCACCCGACCGTCCCCGACAGCCACCGGGCAGCACTCCAGGGCGGCCTGCTGCTCAACTTCGAGGTCGACGACGTGGACTCCGAGCACCAGCGGCTCGTGGTGGATGCCGGCCTGCCCGAGATACTCACGCTGCGCACAGAGGAGTTCGGCCAGCGCCACTTCATCGTCGCCGCCCCCGACGGGGTGCTGATCGACGTCATCACCGTCGTCCCGCCGAGCAAGGAGTACGCCGCCCAATACACCAGCGTCTGA
- a CDS encoding TetR/AcrR family transcriptional regulator, whose protein sequence is MASSRAEQRAATRRALLAEGRRRFAVDGYHHVVLAEVARAAGVTKGAAYHHFDSKAGLFRAVVREVQEELGERVSAAAERYEDLWEQLRAGCRTFLGAGTDPAVRQILLIDAPTVLGWDEWRTLDEESSARHLAEALTALAAAGIIADQPVEPLARLLSGAMNETALWIARGGDPRAAEQALDQLLTGLRATA, encoded by the coding sequence ATGGCGTCGAGCCGGGCGGAGCAGCGGGCGGCCACGCGGCGGGCGTTGCTGGCCGAGGGGCGGCGGCGGTTCGCCGTCGACGGATACCACCACGTGGTGCTGGCCGAGGTGGCGCGGGCCGCCGGAGTCACCAAAGGAGCCGCGTACCACCACTTCGACAGCAAAGCGGGGCTCTTCAGGGCCGTCGTCCGCGAGGTCCAAGAGGAACTGGGCGAACGGGTCTCGGCCGCAGCGGAGCGGTACGAGGACCTCTGGGAGCAGCTCCGGGCCGGCTGTCGGACCTTCCTGGGCGCCGGAACCGACCCGGCGGTGCGGCAGATCCTGTTGATCGACGCGCCGACCGTGCTGGGCTGGGACGAGTGGCGGACCCTGGATGAGGAGTCCTCCGCCCGGCACCTCGCAGAGGCCTTGACGGCGCTCGCCGCGGCCGGGATCATCGCCGACCAACCGGTGGAACCCCTGGCCCGGCTGCTCTCAGGGGCGATGAACGAGACCGCGCTCTGGATCGCCCGAGGCGGGGACCCACGCGCCGCGGAGCAGGCGCTCGACCAGCTCCTTACGGGGCTGCGCGCCACGGCCTAA
- a CDS encoding PAS domain-containing protein produces MAPPSQPPHRGHTTDADSLDPSADAPRDRSDDALPDEHLLREAERIAVAVGRMFPGLCEVVLHDLRRPRSAIRVIENNLSGRQVGDSATELGLRRIADPDYPSVIQNYGNQFPDGRPAKSTSIGIKNAEGRYVAALCLNLDVSMLSPLTMTLANLVATDIDHRDETLETLRDRTERELRTVIDSFAAQRSSTPRSLNRGQKRELVQQLHREGFFETRSSAQHIADQLGISRATVYNYTK; encoded by the coding sequence ATGGCACCCCCTTCGCAGCCCCCACATCGGGGGCATACGACCGACGCCGACAGTCTGGACCCGTCAGCCGACGCCCCTCGTGACCGATCCGATGACGCACTCCCCGACGAGCACCTCCTGCGGGAAGCAGAACGAATCGCGGTCGCCGTCGGGCGCATGTTCCCGGGGTTGTGCGAAGTTGTCCTGCACGACCTGCGTCGGCCTCGCAGCGCCATCCGCGTCATCGAGAACAACCTGTCCGGGCGACAAGTCGGCGATTCCGCCACCGAGCTCGGGCTGCGCCGCATCGCAGACCCCGACTACCCCAGCGTCATCCAGAACTACGGCAATCAGTTCCCCGACGGACGCCCGGCCAAGAGCACCTCCATCGGGATCAAGAATGCCGAAGGGCGTTACGTGGCGGCACTGTGCCTGAACCTCGACGTCAGCATGCTGTCCCCGCTGACGATGACCCTGGCGAACCTCGTCGCCACGGACATCGACCATCGAGACGAGACCCTCGAAACGCTGCGCGACCGCACCGAACGCGAACTCCGGACGGTCATCGACTCCTTCGCGGCACAGCGCTCCAGCACCCCGCGCAGCCTCAACCGCGGCCAAAAGCGGGAACTGGTCCAGCAGCTGCATCGCGAAGGCTTCTTCGAGACCCGCAGTTCGGCACAGCACATCGCGGACCAACTCGGCATCTCCCGAGCGACTGTCTACAACTACACCAAGTAG
- a CDS encoding pyridoxal-phosphate dependent enzyme codes for MTAEQCAARPVPDLYDRSGNRYPLDDPRWRGEDGSPLTVSSLPGLRPDQIDTNERSIWRYHAALPVSTAHRVSLGEGWTPMIPLEWGGRRVHFKLEWFNPTSSFKDRGVSVMVSHLAAHGAVRVLEDSSGNGGSAVAAYAAAAGIRAKIIVPATTSAAKILQARAYGAEIELVNGTREQVSDEAIRQSAQIPYASHNWHPMFIQGTKTIAYEMWESFGFTAPDNVVLVAGAGSNIIGCDIAFGELLDAGQIGKRPRLFVGQPELWATIADTYNGIDPAGRGERVPTIAEGASIANPVRLQEAVEAISRSNGAAYAVPEAEIHTAVRALAARGLYAEPTSCVAAATLDHFIATGDIAPNQTTVVVLTGAGLKSAEKLASVFDGPSN; via the coding sequence ATGACTGCCGAACAGTGCGCAGCCCGTCCCGTACCCGACCTGTACGACCGATCCGGGAACCGCTACCCCCTGGACGACCCCCGCTGGCGAGGCGAGGACGGCAGCCCTCTCACCGTCAGCTCGCTGCCAGGCCTGCGTCCTGACCAGATCGACACGAATGAACGATCCATCTGGCGCTACCACGCGGCGCTGCCCGTCTCGACCGCCCACCGGGTGAGCTTGGGAGAAGGATGGACGCCGATGATTCCCCTCGAATGGGGCGGCCGGCGCGTCCACTTCAAGCTGGAGTGGTTCAACCCGACCTCCAGCTTCAAGGACCGCGGCGTGTCGGTCATGGTGTCCCACCTCGCAGCACACGGTGCCGTCCGGGTGCTCGAGGACAGCTCGGGGAACGGTGGTTCCGCGGTCGCCGCCTACGCCGCCGCGGCCGGCATCCGCGCCAAGATCATCGTCCCTGCCACCACCTCAGCAGCCAAGATCCTCCAGGCTCGCGCCTACGGAGCCGAGATCGAACTCGTGAACGGCACCCGCGAGCAGGTCTCGGACGAGGCGATTCGACAGTCGGCGCAGATTCCCTACGCCAGCCACAATTGGCACCCCATGTTCATCCAGGGCACGAAGACCATCGCCTACGAGATGTGGGAGTCGTTCGGCTTCACGGCGCCCGACAACGTCGTCCTGGTGGCCGGAGCAGGCAGCAACATCATCGGTTGCGACATCGCGTTCGGCGAGCTGCTCGATGCCGGTCAGATCGGCAAGCGTCCGCGTCTGTTCGTCGGACAGCCCGAGCTCTGGGCGACCATCGCCGACACGTACAACGGTATCGACCCGGCCGGCCGCGGCGAGCGGGTACCGACGATCGCTGAAGGTGCGTCCATCGCCAACCCGGTCCGACTGCAAGAGGCGGTGGAGGCCATCAGCCGCTCCAACGGCGCCGCATACGCCGTCCCCGAGGCGGAGATCCACACCGCGGTCCGCGCGCTCGCCGCGCGAGGCTTGTACGCCGAGCCGACGAGCTGTGTCGCCGCGGCAACCCTCGATCACTTCATCGCGACCGGAGACATCGCGCCGAACCAGACGACCGTGGTCGTGCTTACCGGCGCCGGGCTGAAATCCGCCGAGAAGTTGGCTTCGGTGTTCGACGGGCCCTCCAACTGA
- a CDS encoding CBS domain-containing protein, giving the protein MTTAREIMTEDAECIGAEETVLEAAKKMTRMGVGALPICGTDDRLKGMLTDRDIVVKVLGAGKDPAQVKAGELAQGEAVTIGADDDAQEIMRTMSEHKVRRLPVIDGHRLVGIVAQADVARALPDPQVGDLLQALSTD; this is encoded by the coding sequence ATGACGACAGCACGCGAGATCATGACGGAAGACGCCGAGTGCATCGGCGCCGAGGAGACGGTCCTCGAGGCCGCGAAGAAGATGACGCGCATGGGAGTCGGCGCGCTGCCGATCTGCGGCACGGACGACCGGCTCAAGGGCATGCTCACCGACCGCGACATCGTCGTGAAGGTCCTCGGCGCCGGCAAAGACCCCGCCCAGGTCAAGGCCGGCGAACTCGCCCAGGGCGAGGCGGTGACCATCGGCGCCGACGACGACGCACAGGAAATCATGCGCACCATGAGCGAGCACAAGGTACGGCGCCTGCCGGTCATCGACGGTCACCGGCTGGTCGGCATCGTCGCCCAGGCGGATGTCGCCCGCGCGCTGCCCGACCCCCAGGTCGGCGACCTCCTCCAAGCCCTCTCCACCGACTGA
- a CDS encoding isoamylase early set domain-containing protein encodes MLERKQLKDRAQVTFVLPADAPPGPVSVVGDFNSWQPGTHPLEPRPDGMRAVTIALPAKSVHSFRYLAAGDYWFDEEQADSHDGLNSRLHT; translated from the coding sequence GTGCTCGAACGCAAGCAGCTCAAGGACCGCGCCCAGGTCACCTTCGTCCTGCCCGCCGATGCCCCGCCCGGTCCCGTCAGTGTGGTGGGCGACTTCAACTCCTGGCAGCCCGGCACCCACCCTCTCGAACCACGACCCGACGGCATGCGCGCCGTCACCATCGCCCTCCCCGCCAAGAGCGTGCACTCCTTCCGCTACCTCGCCGCGGGCGACTACTGGTTCGACGAGGAACAAGCCGACAGCCACGACGGTCTCAACAGCCGCCTCCACACCTGA
- a CDS encoding MFS transporter, with product MPDAAQAGVAATGTGGRSRPRAVLPALCLTQITSWGIVYYAFPVLNPAITADTGWSTGATTAAFSAALVVSAIAGIYVGRVLDHRGPRTVMTAGSVLGALSLLVIAAAPNLRVFFAGWLLAGAAMAAIFYQPAFAALTRWWGPDHIRALTIVTLAGGLASTVFAPLTAVLADHMSWRATYMVLAGILAVLTVPAHALALNAPWPPAPSSRPHVTGGHQQVVRSRAFWMLAATFTFSAFAMYAVVIGLVPLLLERGYTTAQAAWALGLGGAGQTLGRTLYAALARHLGVTARTVTLIALAGLTTAALATAAGPYALLIAVSVLAGVIRGNLTLLQATAVTDRWGTTHYGRLSGLLGAPAHAAAALAPFAGAVLAGPLGGYPTLFALLAALSITAAVTAFGARPHSHEGITHRNRR from the coding sequence GTGCCCGACGCCGCCCAGGCCGGCGTGGCCGCGACCGGAACAGGGGGCCGGTCGCGGCCACGCGCCGTCCTGCCCGCCCTGTGCCTGACCCAGATCACCAGCTGGGGCATCGTCTACTACGCCTTCCCCGTCCTGAATCCCGCCATCACCGCCGACACCGGCTGGAGCACGGGAGCAACCACCGCCGCGTTCTCCGCCGCCCTCGTCGTCTCCGCTATTGCGGGGATCTACGTCGGCCGCGTCCTGGACCACCGCGGGCCCCGTACCGTCATGACCGCGGGCTCCGTCCTGGGCGCTCTGAGCCTGCTGGTGATCGCCGCAGCCCCCAACCTGCGCGTCTTCTTCGCCGGATGGCTCCTCGCCGGAGCGGCGATGGCCGCCATCTTCTACCAGCCCGCCTTCGCCGCCCTCACCCGGTGGTGGGGTCCCGACCACATCCGCGCACTCACCATCGTCACCCTCGCCGGCGGGCTCGCCTCCACCGTCTTCGCACCGCTGACCGCGGTACTCGCCGACCACATGTCCTGGCGAGCCACCTACATGGTGCTCGCCGGCATCCTCGCCGTCCTGACCGTCCCGGCTCACGCCCTCGCCCTGAACGCCCCCTGGCCACCGGCCCCTTCGAGCCGGCCACACGTCACCGGCGGCCACCAGCAGGTCGTCCGGAGCCGGGCGTTCTGGATGCTGGCCGCCACCTTCACCTTCTCCGCGTTCGCGATGTACGCAGTCGTCATCGGCCTCGTCCCCCTCCTGCTCGAACGCGGCTACACCACCGCCCAGGCCGCATGGGCCCTCGGCCTCGGCGGCGCCGGCCAGACCCTCGGCCGCACCCTGTACGCGGCCCTCGCCCGCCACCTGGGCGTCACCGCCCGCACCGTCACCCTGATCGCACTCGCCGGCCTCACCACCGCGGCCCTCGCCACCGCGGCCGGCCCGTACGCCCTACTCATCGCGGTATCCGTCCTCGCCGGGGTGATCCGGGGAAACCTCACCCTCCTCCAAGCGACCGCCGTCACCGACCGCTGGGGCACCACCCACTACGGCCGGCTCTCCGGGCTCCTCGGCGCACCGGCCCACGCCGCGGCCGCCCTCGCCCCGTTCGCCGGCGCGGTCCTGGCCGGACCCCTCGGCGGCTACCCCACACTGTTCGCACTGCTCGCCGCACTGTCGATCACTGCCGCTGTCACAGCCTTCGGGGCGCGCCCTCACAGCCATGAAGGGATCACGCACCGGAACCGGCGATAG
- a CDS encoding NAD(P)-binding domain-containing protein — MNAPAITDLPVVVIGAGPAGLAAAAHLTDRGIEPLVLEAGPVAGTAVREWAHVRLFSRWGELVDPAAEKLLAPTGWVKPADGTYPSGGDWADLYLQPLADTLGERVRYGATVTGVSRAGRDRVVDADREAQPFVVHYESADGREQRVLARAVIDASGTWSTPSPAGGSGLAALGEKAAADRITYRVPDLKDPAVRARYAGKRIAVIGSGASAFTALAYLADLAKSEGGKGTHATWILRRGISGSTFGGGEADQLPARGALGLAAKAAVDSGYADAVTGFRTDAVERDADGRVVLAGEDGRRLDPVDEVIVLTGLRPDLSFLSELRLGLDERLQAPVELAPLIDPNQHSCGTVYPHGVNELSHPEKDVYLVGMKSYGRAPTFLAMTGYEQVRSIAARLAGDHEAAERVELTLPETGVCGGAGLFDEPEAAEATSGGGCCAAPATLTIGSAPASSGGC, encoded by the coding sequence GTGAACGCGCCAGCCATCACCGACCTGCCCGTCGTCGTCATCGGAGCCGGCCCGGCCGGTCTCGCGGCCGCCGCCCACCTCACCGACCGGGGCATCGAACCCCTCGTCCTGGAAGCCGGTCCGGTGGCCGGGACCGCGGTGCGCGAGTGGGCGCACGTACGGCTGTTCTCCCGCTGGGGCGAGCTCGTCGACCCCGCCGCCGAGAAGCTCTTGGCCCCGACCGGCTGGGTCAAGCCCGCCGACGGCACCTACCCGTCCGGTGGGGACTGGGCCGACCTCTACCTCCAGCCCCTCGCCGACACCCTCGGCGAGCGGGTGCGCTACGGCGCGACCGTCACCGGCGTCTCGCGCGCCGGCCGCGACCGCGTCGTCGACGCCGACCGCGAGGCCCAGCCCTTCGTCGTCCACTACGAAAGCGCCGACGGCCGGGAGCAGCGGGTCCTGGCGCGCGCCGTCATCGACGCCTCCGGCACCTGGTCCACGCCGAGCCCGGCCGGCGGCAGCGGCCTCGCAGCTCTCGGCGAGAAGGCGGCCGCGGACCGGATCACCTACCGGGTCCCGGACCTGAAGGACCCCGCCGTCCGGGCCCGGTACGCGGGCAAGCGGATCGCGGTCATCGGCTCCGGCGCCTCCGCCTTCACCGCCCTCGCCTACCTCGCCGACCTCGCCAAGTCCGAGGGGGGCAAGGGCACGCACGCCACCTGGATCCTGCGCCGCGGGATCTCCGGCTCCACCTTCGGCGGCGGCGAGGCCGACCAGCTCCCCGCCCGCGGCGCCCTCGGCCTGGCCGCCAAGGCGGCCGTCGACAGCGGCTACGCCGACGCGGTCACCGGTTTCCGCACCGACGCCGTCGAGCGCGACGCTGACGGCCGCGTGGTCCTGGCCGGCGAGGACGGCCGCCGCCTGGACCCGGTCGACGAGGTCATCGTCCTCACCGGCCTGCGCCCCGACCTCAGCTTCCTGAGCGAGCTCCGCCTCGGTCTCGACGAGCGCCTGCAGGCCCCCGTCGAGCTGGCCCCGCTGATCGACCCCAACCAGCACTCCTGCGGCACTGTCTACCCCCACGGCGTGAACGAGCTCTCCCACCCGGAGAAGGACGTCTACCTCGTCGGCATGAAGTCCTACGGCCGCGCCCCCACCTTCCTGGCCATGACCGGCTACGAGCAGGTCCGCTCCATCGCCGCCCGCCTCGCGGGCGACCACGAGGCCGCCGAGCGCGTCGAACTCACCCTCCCCGAGACGGGCGTGTGCGGCGGCGCGGGCCTCTTCGACGAGCCCGAGGCCGCCGAAGCGACCAGCGGCGGCGGCTGCTGCGCAGCCCCGGCCACCCTCACCATCGGCAGCGCGCCCGCCTCATCCGGCGGCTGCTGA
- a CDS encoding ArsR/SmtB family transcription factor — MSNAKVLPLLEPDPVAACCPPLNERPMAAEEAEVAAKMFKALGDPVRLRLFSAVASHEGGEACVCDISDVGVSQPTVSHHLKKLKEAGLLSSERRGTWVYYRVEPSVLAAMGALLAGAVKTA, encoded by the coding sequence ATGTCGAATGCGAAGGTTCTCCCGCTCCTGGAGCCCGATCCCGTCGCGGCCTGCTGTCCGCCGCTGAACGAGCGCCCCATGGCGGCCGAAGAGGCCGAGGTCGCGGCGAAGATGTTCAAGGCCCTCGGCGACCCCGTGCGCCTGCGGCTGTTCTCCGCCGTCGCCTCCCACGAGGGCGGGGAGGCGTGCGTGTGCGACATCTCCGACGTGGGCGTCTCCCAGCCCACCGTCTCCCACCACCTCAAGAAGCTCAAAGAGGCCGGTCTGCTGTCCTCCGAGCGCCGCGGGACGTGGGTGTACTACCGGGTCGAACCGTCCGTGCTGGCCGCCATGGGCGCGCTGCTGGCCGGCGCCGTGAAGACGGCGTGA
- a CDS encoding GNAT family N-acetyltransferase, which produces MTGVRIEELLPEHAEQVLAIYQAGIDEGNATFELRAPDWAAFDKAKLPGHRFVAVDGGRVLGWVAASAVSDRCAYAGVVEHSVYVHPAARGRGVARALLDALISSTETAGIWTIQAGIFSENTASLTVHARAGFRIIGTRERIGRHHGVWRDVVLLERRSPVLS; this is translated from the coding sequence GTGACCGGCGTGCGGATCGAGGAGCTCCTGCCCGAGCACGCCGAGCAGGTGCTGGCCATCTACCAGGCGGGGATCGACGAGGGCAACGCGACCTTCGAGCTGCGGGCCCCCGACTGGGCCGCGTTCGACAAGGCCAAGCTGCCCGGCCACCGCTTCGTCGCCGTCGACGGCGGCAGGGTGTTGGGCTGGGTCGCGGCGAGCGCGGTCTCGGACCGGTGCGCGTACGCGGGAGTGGTCGAGCACTCCGTGTACGTCCACCCCGCCGCGCGCGGCCGCGGCGTCGCCCGCGCGCTCCTGGACGCGCTGATCTCCTCGACCGAGACCGCGGGCATCTGGACGATCCAGGCCGGGATCTTCTCCGAGAACACAGCCAGCCTCACCGTCCACGCGCGGGCCGGGTTCCGGATTATCGGCACCCGCGAGCGCATCGGGCGCCATCACGGCGTCTGGCGGGACGTCGTCCTGCTGGAGCGCCGCAGCCCCGTCCTGTCCTGA
- a CDS encoding sulfite exporter TauE/SafE family protein, whose amino-acid sequence MASKDGEMRTEESLDRLRPAHTAPAVFAAGASIGVLGGMIGLGGAEFRLPLLIGLFGFAALSAVILNKAMSLVVVLVALPARMAAVPAAEVAARWPVAANLLAGSLLGAWAGASWAVRMRSATLCKVLAVLMVLMAAALVLAHAATLHALDLSPWARIPTGIAAGFGIGVVAAIMGVAGGELLIPTIVLLFGQDIKTAGSLSLLVSLPTMLVAFARYSSDGSFAVLGANLRFATLMAAGSIAGAVLGGLLLGVFPDVVLIPALAVILLVSAYKLARHE is encoded by the coding sequence GTGGCCAGCAAGGATGGCGAGATGCGCACCGAAGAGAGCCTCGACCGCCTCCGCCCGGCGCACACAGCTCCCGCGGTGTTCGCCGCGGGAGCGTCGATCGGTGTGCTGGGCGGAATGATCGGGCTGGGCGGTGCGGAGTTCCGCCTGCCGCTGCTGATCGGCCTCTTCGGGTTCGCCGCGCTCTCGGCGGTCATCCTGAACAAGGCGATGAGCCTGGTCGTCGTCCTGGTCGCGCTCCCCGCCCGGATGGCCGCGGTCCCGGCCGCCGAAGTGGCCGCCCGTTGGCCCGTCGCGGCCAACCTCTTGGCCGGCAGCCTGCTGGGTGCGTGGGCCGGAGCCTCCTGGGCCGTCCGGATGCGCTCCGCCACCCTCTGCAAGGTGCTGGCCGTCCTCATGGTGCTCATGGCGGCTGCCCTGGTCCTGGCACACGCCGCCACGCTGCACGCGCTCGACCTGTCGCCATGGGCACGGATCCCCACCGGGATCGCGGCCGGGTTCGGCATCGGCGTGGTCGCGGCCATCATGGGCGTCGCCGGCGGAGAACTGCTGATCCCGACGATCGTGCTGCTCTTCGGCCAGGACATCAAGACCGCCGGCAGCCTGTCCCTGCTGGTGTCCCTGCCGACCATGCTCGTCGCGTTCGCCCGCTACAGCAGCGACGGCAGTTTCGCCGTCCTGGGCGCCAACCTCCGGTTCGCCACGCTCATGGCCGCGGGCTCGATCGCCGGTGCGGTCCTCGGCGGATTGCTGCTCGGGGTGTTCCCGGACGTGGTTCTGATCCCCGCGCTGGCCGTGATCCTTCTCGTGTCCGCGTACAAGCTGGCCCGCCACGAGTGA